One stretch of Podospora pseudoanserina strain CBS 124.78 chromosome 4, whole genome shotgun sequence DNA includes these proteins:
- the HFM1 gene encoding ATP-dependent DNA helicase MER3 (EggNog:ENOG503NUTV; SMCOG1122:ATP-dependent RNA helicase; antiSMASH:Cluster_5; COG:A) produces MPGQPSSSPSYRLILGHPASAFYSPSPAANASQHVLQFFLPLSYLPPGHFNTLRNWHTMSRPWRPNRPHVAKRNRVVPVPDDSVRSQDASRDTRHSHNHRCASEMDPRTPDQFRYLNQPTQFDDRLGDAYAIEQDPEYQQIIAGLSRHSAPHMTERHASPPYQNANTPGSFQSQHHPAHNISQPRHHLSQRQPLASYSVSPVLEPSARSWSHANYSPPPGSTTHTQPYHTSFATTTATQPDITHFQPLPTPSTTREHVPSQRQGTAPVVRGIRLVNLREALPDKFRALFPFEFFNAVQSKCFEAVYKTNNNVVVSAPTGSGKTAILELAICKLALDRGHENFKIVYQAPTKALCAEKARDWEKKFGHMKLKCAELTGDTSQAEMRRVGDASIIVTTPEKWDSITRKWQDHRRLLQLVELFLIDEVHILKDVRGATLEAVVSRMKTIGTNVRFIALSATVPNSDDIAQWLGRDHTNQHLPALRETFGEEFRPVKLQKFVYGYECNGNEFILDKLLDSKLPNLIARHSQQKPILVFCFTRKSCESTASLLAEYAAARPNAKLWPAPKGRIPVISRELQELVKLGVAFHHAGLDVQDRGAVEQSFLKGELGVICCTSTLAVGINLPCHTVVLKGTMGYADDKLQECSDLEVMQMLGRAGRPQFDDSATAIILTKAGNKARYEKMVSGQEILESTLHLNLIEHLNSEIGLGTIHDLASAKKWLSGTFLSVRLRRNPSFYHLTGSNCNPSQIDAKLEEICERDIKQLQEAQCVTDNETFKSTYYGRAMSKYMVEFSTMKMLLQIPKAVKMGALLTILSQASEFKEFRFKPAERPLFREMNQSPLIVYPIKEAVTQTWHKISLMVQAHLGSVQYPDSADAAKARRQLVLERKIVFERLNRLVHAVIDCKGNDYDAIGMKNALELARALAAESWEGRVTQLTQVPSIGPVGMRKLASKGIRTVLELADMDSVDIERLMARQTPFGMTIKSSLEKFPRLSFDLELVSHKSQPRPTGATVGVEIRANLRYLNRLGPPYWKKKTPDINFLAETTSGTLSFFWRGSMRKLEVSKETGYELKFWVGLQNVDDDIVCHFTCEEIVGTMISKTLKHNIPASAFPKQAAFSTVPLSWAPPATAKFTQPRTIDGSNDADQMDELDDGGIDDSDFILAAEQAAARLALRPQSSFTTQSIQAPRFMMEGQKDAQADQYPGIHELVEMAQEEGSSQPESDTSPPVQLPSGKWQCNHNCAGGTLTKTGKPCTHRCCKEGLDKPRKRAPPKPKVKRTAEEAWDGSKTSPQAAGDRKRPKIESVSRPGATQQAPGVRPPVRSAAVDWNAYGFTEEDLECIDLSSYTDDEGDSATIKAEQNVITKSKPQRANEVRTAAQPPRHSETDDEADLPSLDELCAANTSVIRKTPGAAWPRFQMPFTNPTAFRPGASDVVLFEGIAKKFEISNTCKDLNSDEGDTPYPSSSPMFVYQESPASSNMSTNETMAVTRENQMKEEVQSGRTSWPDGLPDWVKVDSNREIVDFFGPCVTYV; encoded by the exons ATGCCCGGGCAGCCCAGTTCATCTCCATCTTATCGTTTGATACTCGGGCATCCCGCATCCGCATTCTACAGCCCAAGTCCAGCTGCAAACGCCTCTCAACACGTGTTGCAATTCTTTCTGCCTCTGTCATACCTTCCACCCGGGCACTTCAATACCTTACGCAATTGGCACACCATGTCGCGGCCATGGAGGCCCAACAGACCCCATGTTGCGAAACGCAATCGTGTTGTGCCAGTACCTGACGACAGTGTACGTTCCCAGGACGCTTCCCGAGACACCCGTCATTCACACAACCACCGCTGCGCCTCGGAGATGGATCCCCGGACCCCGGACCAGTTCCGCTACTTGAACCAGCCGACGCAATTTGATGATCGACTGGGAGACGCCTACG CCATTGAACAAGACCCCGAATACCAACAAATCATTGCCGGTTTATCGAGACACTCCGCCCCACACATGACAGAGAGACATGCTAGTCCTCCATACCAAAACGCAAACACTCCTGGCTCCTTTCAAtcgcaacaccacccagccCACAACATCTCGCAGCCTCGCCACCACCTATCGCAACGACAACCATTGGCTTCATATTCAG TCTCTCCCGTCCTCGAGCCTTCCGCCCGCAGTTGGTCGCATGCGAACTACAGCCCGCCCCCCGGGTCAACTACCCACACGCAACCGTATCACACGTCGTTTGCAACTACAACAGCTACCCAACCGGACATTACACACtttcaaccccttccaacTCCCAGTACTACGCGAGAGCACGTTCCCTCTCAACGGCAGGGTACTGCGCCTGTTGTTCGCGGTATACGCCTCGTCAACTTACGAGAGGCCCTGCCAGACAAGTTCCGCGCCCTGTTCCCCTTTGAATTTTTCAACGCAGTACAGTCCAAGTGCTTCGAGGCAGTGTAcaagaccaacaacaatGTGGTGGTCTCGGCACCCACCGGTAGTGGAAAGACTGCCATCCTCGAGTTGGCAATTTGCAAACTTGCTCTCGATCGCGGCCACGAAAACTTCAAGATTGTGTACCAAGCACCCACCAAGGCCTTGTGTGCCGAAAAGGCTCGCGATTGGGAAAAGAAGTTTGGCCACATGAAGCTCAAGTGCGCTGAGCTCACCGGGGACACTTCCCAAGCCGAGATGCGGCGCGTCGGCGATGCTTCGATCATTGTTACCACCCCAGAGAAGTGGGATTCGATTACACGAAAATGGCAAGACCATCGCAGGCTTCTGCAGCTGGTCGAGCTATTCCTCATCGACGAGGTTCATATTCTCAAGGATGTCCGTGGCGCCACGTTGGAAGCAGTCGTTTCCCGCATGAAGACCATTGGAACCAATGTTCGATTTATCGCTCTGAGCGCCACCGTTCCCAACTCGGATGATATTGCCCAATGGCTTGGCCGGGACCATACCAACCAGCACCTGCCGGCACTGCGAGAGACATTTGGTGAAGAGTTCAGGCCTGTCAAACTGCAAAAGTTCGTTTATGGATACGAGTGCAACGGCAACGAGTTCATCCTTGATAAGCTGCTTGACtccaaactccccaaccTAATTGCCAGGCACTCTCAACAGAAGCCCATACTGGTGTTTTGCTTCACACGGAAATCCTGCGAGTCAACGGCCAGTCTGCTGGCCGAATATGCTGCTGCCAGGCCAAATGCGAAGCTGTGGCCTGCCCCCAAAGGCCGGATCCCCGTCATCAGCCGAGAGCTGCAGGAGCTTGTCAAATTGGGTGTAGCATTCCACCATGCTGGTCTCGACGTTCAAGATCGAGGTGCTGTTGAGCAGTCATTTCTTAAGGGAGAACTAGGTGTCATATGTTGCACGTCGACATTGGCCGTTGGCATTAACCTGCCATGCCACACAGTTGTGTTGAAAGGAACAATGGGCTACGCGGATGACAAGCTTCAGGAGTGCTCTGATCTCGAGGTGATGCAAATGCTAGGTCGAGCGGGACGCCCCCAATTTGATGACAGCGCCACTGCCATCATCCTGACCAAGGCCGGCAACAAGGCACGGTACGAAAAGATGGTGTCCGGACAAGAAATCCTCGAGAGCACGCTTCATCTCAACCTGATCGAACACCTCAACTCCGAGATAGGCTTGGGCACCATCCACGATCTCGCGTCTGCAAAGAAGTGGCTTAGCGGCACGTTCTTGAGCGTCCGGCTTCGACGCAACCCAAGCTTTTACCACTTGACTGGCAGTAATTGCAATCCCAGCCAGATCGACGccaagctggaagagatATGCGAGCGCGACATTAAGCAACTGCAAGAGGCCCAGTGTGTTACTGACAACGAGACATTCAAATCAACCTACTACGGCCGCGCCATGTCCAAGTATATGGTTGAGTTTTCCACAATGAAGATGCTGTTGCAGATTCCcaaggctgtcaagatgGGCGCACTG CTCACCATCCTTTCACAAGCCAGCGAGTTCAAAGAGTTTCGTTTCAAGCCCGCCGAGAGGCCTTTGTTTCGCGAGATGAACCAGTCCCCCCTCATCGTCTATCCAATCAAGGAAGCGGTCACGCAAACATGGCACAAGATCTCCTTGATGGTTCAGGCCCATTTGGGAAGCGTTCAATACCCCGACTCGGCCGATGCAGCCAAGGCTCGACGTCAACTGGTCTTGGAGCGCAAAATCGTGTTTGAGCGACTCAACCGCCTTGTCCACGCCGTGATTGACTGCAAAGGAAACGACTATGATGCGATTGGCATGAAGAATGCCCTCGAGCTTGCGAGAGCCCTCGCTGCAGAGTCATGGGAAGGTCGGGTGACACAACTGACCCAGGTACCCAGCATTGGGCCCGTTGGGATGCGTAAGCTTGCCAGCAAAGGCATCCGGACAGTGTTGGAACTCGCCGACATGGACAGCGTCGACATTGAGAGATTGATGGCTCGGCAGACCCCCTTCGGAATGACTATCAAGAGCTCTCTTGAAAAGTTTCCCCGGTTGAGCTTCGATCTGGAGCTAGTCAGCCATAAGTCTCAACCTAGGCCAACAGGCGCCACCGTTGGGGTGGAAATTAGGGCTAACCTACGGTATTTGAATCGACTCGGTCCACCTTattggaagaagaagacaccTGACATCAACTTCCTGGCCGAAACTACCAGCGGGACTCTTTCGTTCTTTTGGCGAGGCAGCatgaggaagctggaggtcAGCAAAGAGACAGGGTACGAGTTGAAGTTCTGGGTTGGTCTCCAAAATGTTGATGACGACATTGTGTGTCACTTTACTTGCGAGGAGATTGTTGGGACGATGATATCCAAGACACTGAAACACAACATTCCTGCCTCAGCATTTCCCAAGCAAGCCGCTTTCTCCACCGTGCCCTTGAGCTGGGCTCCGCCAGCGACAGCCAAGTTCACTCAACCACGGACGATTGATGGCAGCAATGATGCTGATCAAATGGACGAGCTGGACGATGGTGGTATTGACGATTCTGACTTCATTCTCGCCGCTGAGCAGGCGGCCGCTCGGTTAGCACTGCGCCCACAGTCATCATTCACCACGCAATCTATCCAAGCACCCAGGTTTATGATGGAGGGCCAAAAAGACGCTCAGGCGGATCAGTATCCAGGAATCCATGAGTTGGTCGAGATGGCACAGGAAGAGGGTTCCTCTCAACCCGAGTCCGATACATCCCCCCCAGTCCAGCTTCCAAGCGGAAAGTGGCAGTGTAATCATAACTGTGCGGGTGGGACTCTCACAAAGACGGGCAAGCCATGCACTCATAGATGTTGCAAAGAGGGACTTGACAAGCCACGAAAGCGGGCACCGCCCAAACCAAAGGTCAAGCGcacggccgaggaggcctGGGATGGTTCTAAGACTTCCCCTCAAGCTGCGGGCGATAGGAAGCGGCCCAAGATTGAGTCGGTATCACGGCCCGGTGCCACTCAACAGGCACCAGGCGTCCGCCCGCCTGTTCGGTCTGCCGCAGTAGACTGGAATGCGTACGGGTTCACAGAGGAGGATCTGGAGTGTATCGATCTTTCATCCTATACCGACGATGAAGGCGATTCCGCTACCATCAAGGCGGAGCAGAATGTAATAACAAAGTCCAAGCCCCAACGAGCAAATGAAGTCCGTACAGCCgcacaacctcctcgccattcaGAGACAGACGATGAGGCCGACTTGCCCAGTCTGGACGAGCTTTGTGCAGCGAACACTTCAGTCATACGGAAAACGCCCGGTGCGGCCTGGCCGCGGTTTCAAATGCCTTTCACAAATCCAACGGCCTTCAGACCTGGCGCCTCTGACGTGGTGTTGTTTGAAGGCATTGCCAAAAAGTTTGAAATTTCAAACACCTGCAAGGACTTGAACTCTGATGAGGGTGATACACCCTACCCTAGCAGTTCGCCAATGTTTGTGTACCAAGAATCGCCAGCAAGCTCGAACATGTCGACGAACGAAACTATGGCGGTCACTCGCGAAAATCAAatgaaggaggaggttcaGTCTGGCAGGACCTCGTGGCCGGACGGCTTGCCCGACTGGGTGAAGGTCGACTCCAATAGGGAGATTGTGGATTTCTTTGGGCCGTGTGTAACATATGTATGA